The segment GAAGGTCGTCTTCGCACGACGCTCGGCAAAAATCTCGGGCTCATCACCGCCGCCAATCTGCGGAAGGCTCATGCCCTGATCGAGAGCGGTCAGGCTAAAGGCAAGATTGTGCTCGAAGGTTTCCCTGCCTGAAGGCATATTTTGATGACCTTACACAAAGACAAAACCTTGCCACTTTTCTGAAATTCGAAATCTCAAAACGGAGACCAACATGAAACTGACAGATAATACCATATTGATTACTGGAGGTGGTTCCGGGATCGGTCGCGCCCTTGCCGAAGCATTTCATCAGAAGGGCAACAAGGTAATTATTGCCGGGCGTCGCCGTTCAAGGCTTAATGAAGTTACAGCAGCCAATCCTGGCATGGAGGCCATTGAACTAAATCTCGAAATTCCAGCTGATATCCAGAACGTCGCGGAACAAATTCAACGAGATTACCCATCGTTGAACGTACTTATCAATAATGCCGGAATCATGTTGCCAGATACGGCGGACGGGCAAATAGATGACAATCTTCTGATATCAACGTTCACTACCAATTTTGCTGCTCCAATTCGACTGACTTCTGCGCTCATGCCACATCTTAAGGCACAGTCTCAATCAACCATCATCTACAATACTTCCGGACTGGCCTTTATTCCGCTCGCAATGACAGCAGTTTATTCTGCATCTAAAGCAGCTCTCCATTCTTACGTAATGTCGCAGCGTTTCCTGCTTAAGGATACGAACATCGACGTCATCGAAATCGCACCGCCATGGGTTCGGACCGAACTGATGAACAGTCAAGAAGCAGAAGCCGCTGTCCCTCTAAATAAATTCATTTCCGATACTATGGCTCTCTTGGCCACAGAGGAGAACGAAATCATCGTTGATGAAGCGAAAATATTTCGTGATTCTTCCGGCCCACAAGAATATGGATTCGTCGAAAGTTTTAATCAGAAAATGCGGGCCCTTTTCCAAAATAGATAGGAAGGGGTACATCTTTCCTGTCTGGCAAATAAAAAAGGCTATCATACGGCACGTTATCTGTTTGCGTGCCGTATAAACCCTGTTGCCACAAATAGGGTCACAATTGCTAATGACGGTCATGAGAGCTTACGGCCCTGCCTGAAAAACGGGGCCACCCCATATTGCGTCCAAAATAGCTCGTAAATGCGTTGCCGAGTTCGTTCTCGAGGTGTTTAGTCCCGGGGTTTGATGGTGTGGTATTTGTACGAGAGTGGAAGGAAGCATTATGGGGACAGATACGTCATGGCAGCGCCACGACCACGCACGCCGTATGAGCAGCAATACAGCGATCGCAGGCTTCGCTCGCGGCGTTGAGCAAGGAGTTCGGGATCAACCCGAAAACAGTTGCAAAATGGCGGAAGCGTGAGACTGTCGAAGATCAGAAAACTGGCCCTAAAGAGCCTCGCTCAACGAGCCTGACAGAAACCGAAGAAGCCATGGCAGTCGCTTTTCGCCGGATACGTTGCTGCCGCTGGATGATTGCCTTTATGCCCTGCAGGCCAGCATTCCTCATCTGACACGTTCGGCCCTGCATCGCTGCTTTCAGCGTCACGGGATCTCCCGGCTTCCGGATATCGAGGGAGACAAGCCCAAACGACAGCGTTTCAAACGCACTCCCATCGGCTTTTTTCACATCGATATTGCCGAAGTCCAGACTGCTGAGGGCAAGCTGCACCTCTTCGTTGCTATCGACCTGACAAGCAAATTCGCTGTCACACAACTCGTCGGGAAAGCCGATCGGAAGACAGCCTGGGAATTCCTCGAATATCTCCTGAGCATCATTCCTTATCGGATCCATACCAGGGGTCGTTTGCGGGAGGGGGCGAAATCCTACGCTAAGCTGAGAACGCGCTTCCCATAATCCCTGAGCTCGCCCTTCGGTCCGACATATCTGTATAGAGTGACGCGCTCGATCCCGAGTTCCTTGCACAGATCGGAAACAGACGTGTCGCGCTGCGCCATGGCGGCCTGGGCGAGACGCACCTGTGCTTTGGTCAGGGCGAATTTTCGCCCTCCCTTTCGTCCGCGCGCTCTGGCTGCGGCAAGGCCAGCCATGGTGCGCTCGCGGATCAGATCCCGCTCGAACTCGGCCAGAGTGGCAAAGATACCGAACACCATGCGGCCGGATGCGGTCGTGGTGTCGATCTGAGCGCCTTTTCCGGTCAGCACACGCAGGCCGATCCTGCGGTCTGACAGATCCTTCACGGTGTTGACCAGGTGGGCGAGCGAGCGCCCGAGGCGATCGAGTTTCCAGACCACCAGCACATCGCCGTCGCGCAAGGATTTGAGGCATGCAGCTAAGCCGGGCCGATCATCGCGGCTACCGGATGCACGATCATCATAAATATTACCTGGCTCGATACCGGCGGCACGCAGGGCGTCGTGCTGGAGGTCGAGGGATTGGGAACCATCGGCTTTGGAGACGCGGGCATATCCGATCAGCATGTTTCTTAAACGTTGGTTTGAAGCGGTGACGAACATGAGCACATAAGCTTGCACTATTGTGTATCTTAACCAGCATCGCAATCAAACTATCTCAAACCTTACCTTGGAAAGAATAAGGAGCATGTATGCCGCGTCGCGTGACCCTGACCGATCGACAGCGCGAGGCGCTGTTTCACTTACCGGTCGATCAAGGTGATCTGCTGCGGCACTATACCCTTAGCGATGAGGATCTCGGGCATATCCGCCAGCGCCGGCGCGCCCACAACCGTTTCGGCTTCGCGCTGCAACTGTGCGTCCTGCGCTACCCGGGCCGGGTACTCACCCCTGGCGAGCTGATCCCGGCACAGGTATCGGATTTCATCGCGGCCCAGCTCGGGCTGAGCCGTGACGATCTACTCCTCTATGCCGCGCGCGAGGAGACCCGGCATGAGCATCTGGCGGACCTACGCCGGATCTACGGCTATCGCTCCTTTTCGGGGCGGGGCGCACGGGATTTGCGCGATTGGATCGCTCGGGAAGCCGAGGCGGCGACATCGAATGAGGATCTTGCCCGTCGCTTCGTTGCAGAGTGTCGCCGCACCCGCACAATCCTTCCCGGTTTCTCAACGATTGAGCGCCTTTGTGCCGATGCACTGGTCAAGGCCGAACGCAGGATCGAAGATCGTATCGCCCATCGCATAACACCAGCCCTGAGCGAGAATTTGGCTCATCTGTTAGAGAATCGGTGGATGGTCGCATCACCCGCTTCGTATGGCTGCGACAGTTCGAAGTTGGCGCAAATTCGGCGGCGGCCAATCGGCTGATGGATCGACTGGAATATCTCCACAAGTTCGATCTTCCGGCAGATTTGCTGGACGGCGTTCCGCGCATCGTGTGACCCGCCTTCGCCGGCAGGGCGAGCGCTATTACGCCGACGGCATGCGCGATCTGCCCGAAGGCAGGCGGCTTGCAATCCTCGCTGTCTGCACCATGGAATGGCGGTCATCTCTGGCTGATGTCATCGTGGAGACCCACGATCGCATCGTAGGCCGTCTCTATCGGGTCTCCGAACGCCTTTGCAGCACCAAGATCGCCGACGAAAAGGCGGCCGTTCGGGACACGCTGAAGTTTTTGCTGAAATCGGTGGTGCTTTGCTTGGAGCGCAGGACGATGGCGCATCCCTGGACGGGATAATCACCACCGGTCCAGGCTGGGAACGGTTCAGAACCCTTGTCGCCACGGCCTCTGCGTTGACCAATGTGCTCGCTGCCGACCCGCTCAGCCGTGTGCTGGACGGCTATCATCGCTTCCGCCTCTATGCGCCCAGGATGCTGCGCCTGCTCGACATGCAGGCGGCGCCGATTGCCAAGCCTCTTCTGACGGCTATCGCGCTGCTACAGAGCGGGATCAAATCCGATCCTCCTATGGATTTTCTACGTCCCAACTCCAAATGGCATCGCCATCTTCGCGCTGCGCCCGCCGGCGACTACCGACTTTGGGAAATCGCGGTGCTGTTCCATATCCGCGACGCTTTCCGGTCCGGCGACATATGGCTGGCAAAATCGCGCCGCTATGGCGACCTCAAGCAGATCCTGGTCCCGCC is part of the Komagataeibacter xylinus genome and harbors:
- a CDS encoding recombinase family protein; translated protein: MLIGYARVSKADGSQSLDLQHDALRAAGIEPGNIYDDRASGSRDDRPGLAACLKSLRDGDVLVVWKLDRLGRSLAHLVNTVKDLSDRRIGLRVLTGKGAQIDTTTASGRMVFGIFATLAEFERDLIRERTMAGLAAARARGRKGGRKFALTKAQVRLAQAAMAQRDTSVSDLCKELGIERVTLYRYVGPKGELRDYGKRVLSLA
- a CDS encoding SDR family oxidoreductase, encoding MKLTDNTILITGGGSGIGRALAEAFHQKGNKVIIAGRRRSRLNEVTAANPGMEAIELNLEIPADIQNVAEQIQRDYPSLNVLINNAGIMLPDTADGQIDDNLLISTFTTNFAAPIRLTSALMPHLKAQSQSTIIYNTSGLAFIPLAMTAVYSASKAALHSYVMSQRFLLKDTNIDVIEIAPPWVRTELMNSQEAEAAVPLNKFISDTMALLATEENEIIVDEAKIFRDSSGPQEYGFVESFNQKMRALFQNR